The Plasmodium vinckei vinckei genome assembly, chromosome: PVVCY_14 genome window below encodes:
- a CDS encoding histone-lysine N-methyltransferase, H3 lysine-4 specific, putative gives MSFSSIKYESKILESLASMLNLNEKTDNEILDEIKDENTIISFEIDDDIKNLIDINKINCTCDESKKKIDEYKGKKFEYFYNIETYGVDFFLDICNALCRSNYKPFLTEEGKNEVIKGLKIRRNSNLYKYVSFFLSKERLNKERLSDKKCPEHIYHCFRCLKSVLHIYNDDQNNDIKNMYLNKNKYITEEIEEKIENDILNSNDTFKSQQNHQDGIISVYKYKSELSSITRKSNQKIVQTIFEHTKDFNTKENKLPFIKDTKLKGSNMYNTVNTDSTTNSIPSNDFYLNNSIMSNSNFNNSIMSNSNFNNSIISNSNFNNSIISNSNFNNSIMSNSNFNNTVMSNSNCDNTAMSNSNFTNVYSMENNNPENSIQEDNEKYIPNTNEPKTKRFSLRSRQFSGKKECSNKYKNLNKKVKFNSQNKSLTRNSHRNDCNSITNYCNNRKIRKRRTFSNNRKIRNSTNSFMPDYLYLENTREQIDSIYFSNSIFKSIDKSIEKFDMIANENKFFDNDDEDSPSKFKEFQTKETEIEENIENENYKEKSEKNEPEDYNPYLEIENGNALGDINNEKKILDNLSSIIINQNELNNLSNDEKCIDIINENEGANKLIDTKIKSLHEQTNEKDLEEQLNKQNIILEESKEKNVSEYGIYEKHTLSKNFCNDEEYEGNQSDDTSYSNNGSNYSKYLKRKKKLEEQGKIVIDLNLLHRNTIKPNMKQCRAEKMAERLRIEKLKKILEEKKMLLCRVEDIAKKRKRIHVKTQILSEDSKIKRIYFSHKMKKVYNYKFGYFGCGWSNNKTEWTPFIHAPFFDNQHNTIYKSRNKKLYEEIYDTILHGRIHPHIKVVELKDQMHPIRLCTPSNEDCYSVIYTGEKINATDERVIFGEYTGFVANNKDLPQEKHQYIFALTFNKKVFNYRKNVVFINEIDSYESENSAEENNSDMKYTNMKNGNDYKGNKFNLDEDKHNEEINKEKEKVNDVGKGKKNKSLGNNNRKKEKKNFNINDKSKELNNLIILPDNYTYAVDSSHMFNEMSLVNHYKTCSIFNNYDFRINAEWQIVYLDGWPHIILTSIPGVEIETGEEIFADFGFEWFDRVNDICLNDFIKNNYEHRLNEIGIKSIKEKNFNGLDDIVDKYNLLKNYTTCNICMHSVNTDCTNYILCSGCNHVYHLKCVNRLNFQINENYDWFCSSCIQFSMNIISQKEFLEYIKKENNKRLINYFIEHNKNINQGKTKSSEKILMLENNNENNLNSYNCEKNNETQLDDDNYINNFENIKKLLQCKENIDDLLNNQQIINAFLENVDNNINILQGEEGQDDNIILKNPELKNLIENSYELHLLIEYKNKIDDLLLCRENIDFLLNNDQAKQTFQMRIKTINYLMQNKKCIENLVESIEKKNQDELTKNNNTTFKKSDDTLQLLMNDDAQNGNTDNASSLDLLKCENGEKNCVALCEENDNTQSMIIPVHGKYPYSKDGCYFTSSYENMLYKKTNNIIKSLKCFKNKNRKSRFKNNSIKNEMNDENNNGTDEAGLSAYYNYMMKLSKKILGLPLIREFEKGINTHQPSLPLNANLKKLEVCSNCYKKHGNLAKAVICRVTKLHFETNYNDGLGEEELHKMSSECIQSVIKELASTIKEYRKQELNSSFIQYTKKKKQTGLVNNKENDIKAGTRLNDIITSTDIINSTFNKTDIENKDFYHSLSISLYKDAYKTDDNIPMQHSDISYTDKNKYVNNSFESHQDGNSTLQTNTYTTLEKKYENIDDGNGKNYHQANLSSDTIDEKNVPDQENCKNDKDASYKNGNISAHNNDINNVCFQSENGDSNNNDYKNKKKKKFKNDDELLTTNEILLDDKKKEDKPISNNNNNLNINFIPLFGIELGKTKFQREFTNGTYVGTVTKQIKDDNDNNFFVVTYEDGDIEWITPFFLFQELLKQGTNNIEYPLATPFKDLMNPNFKKDIKLNNYSLELKVEKKKKKGAGEYNNNNNSSTKRQRYNQEDTSSKTKKRYSAKQ, from the exons atgagTTTTTCATCGATCAAGTATGAATCTAAAATATTGGAGAGTTTAGCTAGTATGCTAAATCTCAATGAAAAGACagataatgaaatattagatgaaataaaagatgaaaatacTATCATATCATTTGAAATTgatgatgatataaaaaatttgattgatataaataagatTAATTGCACCTGTGATGaatctaaaaaaaaaatagatgaatataaaggcaaaaaatttgaatatttttataatattgaaaCATATGGAGTCGATTTTTTTCTAGATATTTGTAATGCCTTATGCAGATCAAATTATAAACCTTTTTTAACAGAAGAAGGGAAAAATGAAGTTATCAAGGGGTTAAAAATTCGAAGAAATTCTaacttatataaatatgtttcattttttttaagtaagGAAAGATTAAATAAAGAACGATTAagtgataaaaaatgtcCTGAACACATTTATCATTGTTTTAGGTGTTTAAAAAGTgtattgcatatatataatgatgaccaaaataatgatataaaaaatatgtacttgaataaaaataaatatataactgaagaaattgaagaaaaaatcgaaaacgatatattaaattcaaATGATACTTTTAAATCACAACAAAATCACCAAGATGGAATAATATcagtatataaatataaatcagAATTAAGTTCGATAACCAGAAAATCTAATCAAAAAATCGTACAAACAATTTTTGAACATACTAAAGATTTTAAtacaaaagaaaataaattaccATTTATAAAAGACACCAAACTAAAAGGatcaaatatgtataatactGTTAATACTGATAGTACTACTAATAGTATTCCTAGTAATGACTTTTATCTTAATAATAGCATTATGAGTAATagcaattttaataatagtattatGAGTAACagcaattttaataatagtattattagtaatagtaattttaataatagtattattagtaatagtaattttaataatagtattatGAGTAATagcaattttaataatactgTTATGAGTAATAGTAATTGTGATAATACTGCTATGAGTAATAGTAATTTTACTAATGTTTATAGtatggaaaataataatcctGAAAATAGTATTCAAGAAGATAATGAGAAATATATTCCAAATACTAATGAACCTAAAACTAAAAGATTTAGCCTTCGTTCTAGACAATTTTCAGGAAAGAAGGAATgctcaaataaatataaaaacttaaataaaaaagtaaaatttaATTCTCAGAATAAATCTTTAACCCGAAATTCTCATAGAAATGATTGCAACTCAATTACAAATTATTGTAATAACAGAAAAATTCGAAAAAGACGtactttttcaaataatagaaaaattCGGAATAGTACTAACTCATTTATGCctgattatttatatttagaaaataCACGAGAACAAATTgattcaatatatttttctaattccatttttaaaagtatTGATAAATCTATTGAAAAATTTGATATGATTGcgaatgaaaataaattttttgataatgaCGATGAAGATAGTCCATCTAAATTTAAAGAATTCCAAACAAAGGAGACTGAaatagaagaaaatatcgaaaatgaaaattacaaggaaaaaagtgaaaaaaatgaaccCGAGGATTATAATCCATATTTAGAAATAGAAAATGGTAATGCTTTAGGTgacataaataatgaaaaaaaaattttagatAATTTATCTtccataataataaatcaaaacGAATTGAATAATCTTtcaaatgatgaaaaatgtATTGATATTATAAACGAAAATGAAGGTGCAAACAAATTAATTGATACAAAAATCAAATCTTTACACGAACAAACTAATGAAAAGGATTTAGAAGAACAGTTGAATAagcaaaatataatattagaaGAAtctaaagaaaaaaatgtaagtGAATATGGAATATATGAGAAGCATACATTATCAAAAAACTTTTGTAACGATGAAGAATATGAAGGTAATCAAAGTGATGATACATCTTATTCTAATAATGGGTCaaattattcaaaatatttaaaaagaaaaaaaaaattagaagaACAAGGCAAAATAGTTATAGATTTAAACTTGCTTCATAGGAATACAATAAAACCAAATATGAAGCAATGCAGAGCTGAAAAAATGGCAGAAAGATTAAGAATtgaaaagttaaaaaaaatattagaagaaaaaaaaatgctattATGTAGAGTAGAAGATattgcaaaaaaaagaaaaagaatacATGTAAAAACTCAAATATTATCTGAAGAttctaaaataaaaagaatatattttagtcataaaatgaaaaaagtatataattataaatttggGTATTTTGGATGTGGGTGgtctaataataaaacagaATGGACCCCATTTATACATGCAccattttttgataatcagcataatactatatataaaagtagaaataaaaaattatatgaagaaatatatgatacaATATTACATGGTAGGATACATCCACATATTAAAGTTGTGGAACTAAAAGATCAAATGCATCCAATACGATTATGCACACCAAGCAATGAAGATTGCTACTCAGTTATTTATACaggagaaaaaataaatgcaaCTGATGAAAGAGTTATATTCGGTGAATATACTGGTTTTGtagcaaataataaagatcTTCCCCAGGAAAAACaccaatatatatttgccCTTACattcaataaaaaagtttttaattatagGAAAAATGTTGTCTTTATTAATGAGATTGATTCATATGAAAGTGAAAATAGTGCTGAGGAGAACAATTCTGATATGAAATATactaatatgaaaaatggGAATGATTATAAAGgcaataaatttaatttggATGAAGATAAGCAcaatgaagaaataaataaagagaaAGAAAAAGTGAATGACGTaggaaaaggaaaaaaaaataaatcattgggaaataataatagaaaaaaagaaaagaaaaattttaatattaatgataaatcaaaagaattaaacaatttaattatacttCCAGACAATTATACATATGCGGTTGATTCTTCTCATATGTTTAATGAAATGTCATTGGTAAATCATTATAAAACCTGCtcaatatttaataattatgattttAGAATAAATGCTGAATGGCAAATCGTTTATTTAGATGGTTGGccacatataatattaacatCTATTCCAGGTGTGGAAATAGAAACAGGAGAAGAAATTTTTGCAGATTTTGGATTTGAATGGTTTGATAGAGTTAATGATATATGCTTAAAcgattttattaaaaataattatgaacacagattaaatgaaataggaatcaaaagtataaaagaaaaaaacttTAATGGTCTCGATGATATTgtagataaatataatttattaaagaattatacaacatgtaatatatgtatgcataGTGTTAATACCGATTGCaccaattatattttatgttcaGGTTGTAATCAtgtttatcatttaaagtGTGTAAATCgattaaattttcaaattaatgaaaactATGATTGGTTTTGTTCTAGTTGTATTCAATTTTctatgaatataattagCCAAAAGGAATTTttagaatatataaaaaaagaaaataataaaagacttattaattattttattgagcataataaaaatataaatcaagGAAAAACGAAAAGttcagaaaaaatattaatgctagaaaataataatgagaacaatttaaattcatataattgtgaaaaaaataatgaaacacAATTGGATgatgataattatattaataattttgaaaatataaaaaagctATTACAATGCAAAGAGAATATTGATGATCTATTAAATAATCAGCAAATTATAAATGcatttttagaaaatgTTGATAACAATATCAATATATTACAAGGTGAAGAAGGGCaagatgataatataattttaaaaaacccAGAGTTGAAAAACTTAATAGAAAATAGTTATGAGCTGCATCTATTaattgaatataaaaacaaaattgatgatttattattatgtagAGAAAATATTGATTTCCTTCTAAATAATGACCAAGCAAAACAAACATTTCAAATGAGAATAAAAACGATAAACTATTTAatgcaaaataaaaaatgtattgaAAATCTTGTAGAAAgcatagaaaaaaaaaaccaaGACGAacttacaaaaaataataacacaACTTTTAAGAAAAGCGATGATACACTACAACTATTGATGAATGATGATGCCCAAAATGGAAATACAGACAATGCTTCAAGTTTAGATTTGCTTAAATGTGAAAATGGGGAAAAAAATTGTGTTGCACTTTGTGAAGAAAATGACAATACACAATCTATGATAATTCCAGTACATGGCAAATATCCTTATTCCAAGGATGGCTGTTATTTTACAAGttcatatgaaaatatgttatacaaaaaaacaaataatataattaaaagtttaaaatgttttaaaaataaaaatcgaaaatcaagattcaaaaataatagcataaaaaatgaaatgaatgatgaaaataataacggAACGGACGAAGCAGGTCTTAGTGCATATTACAATTATATGATGAAgttaagtaaaaaaatattaggtTTACCATTAATTAGAGAATTTGAAAAAGGAATAAATACTCATCAACCTTCACTACCTTTAAATgctaatttaaaaaaattagaagTTTGTTCAAATTGCTATAAAAAACATGGTAATTTAGCAAAGGCTGTTATTTGCAGGGTAACTAAATTGCATTTCGAAACTAATTATAATGATGGATTAGGCGAAGAAGAATTACATAAAATGTCTAGTGAATGTATACAATCTGTTATAAAAGAACTCGCAAGTAcaataaaagaatatagAAAACAAGAATTAAATAGTTCCTTTATtcaatatacaaaaaaaaaaaaacaaacagGATTAGTAAATAACAAAGAAAATGACATAAAGGCAGGGACTCgtttaaatgatattattacttctactgatataataaatagtacttttaataaaactgatattgaaaataaagatttTTATCATAGTTTAAgtatatcattatataaagatgCATACAAAACGGATGATAATATTCCTATGCAACATTCAGATATATCATATactgataaaaataaatatgtgaaTAATTCTTTCGAAAGTCACCAAGACGGAAACAGTACTTTACAAACAAACACATATACAACtcttgaaaaaaaatatgaaaatattgacGATGGTAATGGAAAGAACTATCACCAAGCCAATCTTTCCAGCGATACgattgatgaaaaaaatgttccTGATCAGGAAAATTGCAAAAACGATAAAGATgcttcatataaaaatggaaatatttCTGCGCATAATAACGATATTAACAATGTATGTTTTCAATCAGAAAATGGAGattctaataataatgattataaaaataaaaaaaaaaaaaagttcaaAAACGATGATGAATTATTAACtacaaatgaaatattattggatgacaaaaaaaaagaagataaaCCCAtttctaataataataataatttaaatattaactTTATTCCACTTTTTGGTATTGAATTAGGCAAAACAAAATTCCAAAGAGAATTTACTAATGGAACATATGTAGGTACAGTGACTAAACAGATTAAAGATGATAacgataataatttttttgttgttaCTTATGAAGATGGTGATATTGAATGGATTACCccattctttttatttcaagAACTTTTGAAGCAAGGAACTAATAACATCGAATACCCTTTAGCTACTCCTTTCAAAGATCTAATGAATcctaattttaaaaaggatataaaattaaataattattccTTAGAACTtaaagttgaaaaaaaaaaaaaaaaaggtgccggagaatataataataacaataatagtTCTACTAAAAGACAAAGATATAATCAAGAGGATACTTCTtcgaaaacaaaaaaaag atatagcgcaaaacaataa
- a CDS encoding inner membrane complex protein 1h, putative, translating into MYPNTSETNKDYGENGDEINYDNLANSMLEKMDKQIYDEASGFNSNSEYINKGERKENSSANNLYQDEKTNSPYNMRIGTNEYSNAHRENTIDEHTLYGGSYPRKVMTALGPLPLPEEFKKNIPEKFVAKPIIEEREIYVSKKERKQREIEIPHVKYEHTFEKIKKLLKVNKLVPSVSEVIKEVPKEVLKPVIEEKIIEVPQGVKYIEVPVEVPCLYPPKIVPKVVTQYVERIVETIKPVVQEKIIEVPQTVIKQVPKIKTVEVPYYVPRYVEKVVEVPFKPNGEMPRLGTHIPFPISESFPPLKPTQHLNNNQPQYGFDENQHTMIPQLYCNTFNEQQDYRNNSEQNMQNQENTPLTVLKPINSKFANSNNTHKNSLLSTNSFMRSNMDYRQNNSNLYTQIENLPNIHNLPEGLKWNYPDGVVPPHPRNNSNNMPPLVFTCPPEIGKVTCTKKDIQPDILTKTGVYEFDGFKKNGTSQSLFPPLAHNARVPFLPPPAVPGTPDVKAIQKNI; encoded by the coding sequence ATGTATCCAAATACTAGCGAAACAAATAAGGATTATGGAGAAAATGgggatgaaataaattatgataatttaGCTAATTCTATGCTggaaaaaatggataagCAAATATATGACGAAGCATCAGGTTTTAATTCGAATTCagaatatattaacaaaggggaaagaaaagaaaacaGTTCTGCTAATAATCTTTATCAagatgaaaaaacaaatagcCCATATAATATGAGAATAGGAACAAATGAATACAGTAACGCTCATAGAGAAAATACAATAGATGAGCACACTTTATATGGAGGTTCATATCCTCGTAAAGTTATGACAGCATTGGGACCATTGCCTTTACCCGAagaattcaaaaaaaatattcctgAAAAATTTGTAGCTAAACCTATAATAGAAGAAAgagaaatatatgtatctaaaaaagaaagaaaacaaAGAGAAATAGAAATACCCCatgtaaaatatgaacatacttttgaaaaaatcaaaaaattgttaaaagtaaataaattagTACCAAGTGTGTCTGAAGTAATTAAAGAAGTACCAAAAGAAGTTCTAAAACCAGTaatagaagaaaaaataattgaagTACCACAAGgagtaaaatatatagaagtTCCAGTAGAAGTTCCATGCTTGTATCCTCCAAAAATTGTACCAAAAGTAGTAACTCAATATGTAGAAAGAATAGTAGAAACAATAAAACCAGTAGTTcaggaaaaaattatagaagTCCCACAAACTGTTATAAAGCAAGtaccaaaaataaaaacagtTGAAGTTCCTTATTATGTCCCTAGATACGTTGAAAAAGTTGTTGAAGTTCCATTTAAACCTAATGGAGAAATGCCACGATTAGGTACACACATTCCTTTCCCTATTTCAGAATCATTTCCACCATTAAAACCGACACAACATTTGAATAACAATCAACCCCAATATGGATTTGATGAAAACCAGCATACTATGATACCTCAATTGTATTGTAACACATTTAATGAGCAACAAGATTACCGAAATAATTCTGAAcaaaatatgcaaaatcAAGAAAATACTCCATTAACTGTTTTAAAACCAATAAACTCGAAATTTgcaaatagtaataatactCATAAAAATTCCCTATTATCTACAAATTCATTTATGAGATCAAATATGGATTATAGACAAAATAATTCGAATTTGTATACACAGATAGAAAACCTACCAAATATACACAATTTGCCAGAGGGACTAAAATGGAACTATCCTGATGGAGTAGTACCACCACATCCAAGAAATAATAGCAATAATATGCCTCCTCTTGTTTTTACATGCCCTCCTGAAATTGGAAAGGTTACATGTactaaaaaagatatacaACCGGATATTCTCACAAAAACTGGGGTTTATGAATTTGATggctttaaaaaaaatggaacaTCTCAGTCTCTATTCCCTCCTTTGGCTCACAATGCCCGAGTTCCTTTCTTACCTCCACCAGCTGTACCTGGAACTCCAGATGTTAAAGCTATTCAGAAAAACATCTAA
- a CDS encoding protein TSSC1, putative gives MNSGKILKNTYYSPFKSRCLSNVNNNLLNQSYNLHYFLLSSDNPCNNNEIHLIEYNDESLNIENVNIFTHHGEISNMVCLGMQEKENDKKHILVCSSGLYYSNDNNCSGNDIQNVCSLWLGDLNNFRENDSNETNELEDVKKIENEIKNECIEEHCSDKLDDNSFSYDHMQEKIDNKSTEAQTNSENIINSNKKCIPDLNKKGKLEKLCELKRDEQYVGIKNIAWNDYENEFQKIAIIDKYSYTIFDRNNSNNINFITSKFVNEQLNYGIFDPHHENVLAVASDIHIYGYDIKSNKPIFSTYTNHKANITSLDFNSNIPNILMTSSKDGYIKMWDLRYLKNDFFTMNIHTHWITSININHFHDELLFTTSTDNTVKLHKLEYTNNLNIKDKQVNYRLIKTYSDHEESVYKGAWSKTDAWVFASLSYDGRCVINTVPTEEKYKILL, from the coding sequence ATGAATTCTGGGaagatattaaaaaatacatattattcACCTTTTAAATCTAGATGTTTGAGcaatgtaaataataatttattaaatcaaTCATATAacttacattattttttgttaagtTCTGACAATccatgtaataataatgaaatacaTTTGATAGAATACAATGATGAAAGTCTcaatattgaaaatgtaaatatatttacacatCACGGAGAAATTAGTAATATGGTTTGCTTAGGGATgcaagaaaaagaaaatgacaaaaaaCATATTCTCGTTTGTTCTTCTGGGTTATACTATTCAAACGATAATAATTGCAGTGGAAATGACATTCAGAATGTATGTTCATTATGGTTAGgagatttaaataattttagaGAGAATGACTCAAATGAAACCAATGAATTAGAagatgtaaaaaaaatagagaacgaaataaaaaacgaaTGTATTGAAGAACATTGTAGCGATAAATTAGATGataattctttttcatatgATCATATGCAAGAAAAGATTGACAACAAAAGTACTGAAGCACAAACAAAtagtgaaaatattataaatagtaataaaaaatgtatccctgatttaaataaaaagggaaaattagaaaaattatgtgAATTAAAAAGAGATGAGCAATATGTaggaattaaaaatatagcatGGAATgattatgaaaatgaatttcaaaaaatagcaATTATAGACAAATATAGTTACACAATCTTTGAtagaaataatagtaataatataaattttattacatcAAAATTTGTTAATGAACAATTAAATTACGGAATATTTGATCCTCATCATGAAAATGTATTAGCAGTTGCAAGtgatatacatatatatgggtatgatataaaaagtaataaaccAATTTTTTCTACATATACTAATCATAAAGCTAACATAACTTCTCTCGATTTTAATTCGAATATACCTAATATTCTTATGACATCATCTAAAGAtggttatataaaaatgtgggATTTAAGATatctaaaaaatgatttttttactatgaATATACATACACATTGGATTACTTCTATCAATATTAATCACTTTCATGATGagttattatttacaacaAGTACTGATAATACAGTTAAATTACACAAATTAGAATATACtaacaatttaaatataaaagataaacAAGTAAATTATCgattaataaaaacatattcaGATCATGAAGAATCAGTTTATAAAGGTGCATGGAGTAAAACAGATGCTTGGGTATTCGCTTCTCTCTCTTATGATGGAAGATGTGTCATAAATACCGTCCCAACGGaagagaaatataaaatacttCTCTAA